A region of Lacinutrix sp. Hel_I_90 DNA encodes the following proteins:
- a CDS encoding 2OG-Fe(II) oxygenase has protein sequence MIFDYSKWNITLETDTKNYQKALPYPHLVLDNFLEIEAAEKALDVFPKIEDAGWIHYVHVNEKKHGLNKLELIPAFIRDGIIKELNSPQFIRHLENLTGIPNLLADKTIEGGGIHQSERGGYLNIHADFTVHPHKKTWKRRVNLLVYLNKDWPTSYGGALELWEKDMSKCAVKIEPVFNRIVVFNTDEDSYHGFPDPIQCPAGITRKSIALYYFTKEKKGSFKRRATNYRARPNDGFKAVFIWVDKKMIAIYTWLKGNLGINDDFVSKVLNFFQKKK, from the coding sequence ATGATTTTTGATTATTCTAAATGGAATATAACCTTAGAAACGGATACTAAAAATTATCAAAAAGCGTTGCCCTATCCACATCTGGTTCTTGATAATTTTTTAGAAATAGAAGCCGCAGAAAAAGCGTTGGACGTTTTTCCTAAGATTGAAGATGCGGGTTGGATTCATTATGTACATGTCAACGAAAAAAAACATGGACTCAATAAACTAGAGTTGATTCCTGCGTTTATTCGTGACGGAATAATTAAGGAATTAAACTCACCCCAATTTATTAGGCATCTAGAAAACCTAACAGGAATTCCTAATTTATTGGCTGATAAAACGATTGAAGGAGGTGGGATTCATCAAAGTGAACGGGGTGGTTATTTGAATATTCATGCAGATTTTACCGTGCACCCGCATAAAAAAACATGGAAACGTCGTGTAAATTTGTTAGTTTATTTAAACAAAGATTGGCCCACTTCATATGGAGGTGCTTTGGAACTTTGGGAAAAAGACATGTCTAAATGTGCAGTAAAGATTGAGCCTGTTTTTAATAGAATTGTTGTATTTAATACGGATGAGGATTCGTATCATGGCTTTCCAGATCCCATACAATGTCCAGCGGGTATTACTCGAAAATCGATTGCCTTGTATTATTTTACAAAAGAAAAAAAAGGGTCATTCAAACGGAGAGCTACCAATTACCGTGCACGTCCGAACGATGGTTTTAAAGCCGTTTTTATATGGGTTGATAAAAAAATGATTGCGATCTACACTTGGCTTAAAGGAAATTTGGGGATTAATGACGATTTTGTGAGTAAAGTGTTGAATTTCTTTCAAAAGAAGAAATAA